The DNA sequence ATTTCGCTATTAGTGAAATAAAAATTTTCTAAAATGCCCTAACTTTAACGAAAATAATATATTGAACCGAGCAGTTTTTTGGTGGTTTTTTAGCTGTTCTCGTGCTCGACAGGGATTTTGTAATCTCTATTGCTAAATATTGGGGGAATTAAATTCCCCTATCACGGGGGATTCGGTGATTGCAAATCCCGAATGAACGAAAGAAACATACCCACGACATGAATTTTACCCACAGAAATGGAAATTCCACTGAAGAAGTGATAAAATTGTTTGTTTTAAATTCTGTGGGAGCCTATTTTATTGATCTGTTTTATTGATCTGTTTTATTTTATTTAACCTATCGCCCGTCGATCCTGTGTGTGAAACTGGTTGAAGTGTTCTCTTTTAATGGCTATATTTTTAGCCTATCGTGATAATTTCGTGATATTTTTTACTTATATTGAATACGAAAATTAATTAACCCTGATTAATTAAGTGATTCTCTAAAATTTGATGCAGAAAAATAATAAAATCTTGATCATCGAAGACGATCCGCATATCTCGGAACTTCTCGAGATTCATCTCGGCGATTTGGGTTATCAATTGAAACATGCTGCCGACGGTGTCGCCGGAGTTGAAAAGTTTGAGGAAGATGAATATGCTTTGGTGATTCTGGATCTCATGCTTCCGAAGCTGGACGGCTTTGAAGTTTGCAAAAAAATTCGCGCTCAAAACAATTTCACTCCCATTTTAATGCTAACCTCAAAGTCCGAAGAATTGGATAAAGTCCTCGGGCTAGAGCTAGGTGCCGATGATTACATTACCAAACCGTTTAGTATTCGTGAGTTGATGGCACGCATTAAGGCGATCTTTCGCAGAATGGAAGCGGATAAAGAAAAAGCAACCGGCAACGCCAAAAGCAAAGAACTCATTTTTGGAGATTTGAAAATTTATTTGGATAAACGAAAAGTACTCTTGGATAAAGCGCCAATCGATTTGACTGCAAAGGAATTTGATTTGCTGGCACTCTTTGCCTCGAATCCTGGCCGCGCATATAGCCGGCAGGAGCTGCTCGACATAGTCTGGGGGTACCAATTTGACGGCTACGAGCACACAGTGAACTCACATATTAATCGACTTCGCAGCAAGATCGAGCAGGACCCGGCAAATTCAAAATACATCAAGACGGTCTGGGGAATCGGCTACAGTTTTGTCGAACCGGAGGAGCTTTCCTCATGAACAAATTTATCAACAGCCTTTACGGTCGGATTTCTGCGGTATTTTTGATTCTGCTTTTGATTGTGGGGGTGGTGCAGATTCTGATTACGATTAATTCTTCCTTAAAGTTTGTTTGGGAATCAGAGCAGCATCTCAATCGTAATTTGGCTCAAGACCTCGCCAATGAATTTAAACCATTTCTCAAAGATAGTTTGGGCACCGAAGGAATTGAGCACACGATTCATCATTTGATGGTCATGAATCCAAGAGTTGAAATTTACCTGCTGGATGAAGTGGGACAAATTCTGGCATTTTTTGCCGATCCGAAGAAGAAAGTTAAACTGGATTCCGTTTGTCTACAGCCAATCCGACACTTTCTTAATAAGGAAAGTAAAATGCCCATCTTGGGAGATGATCCGCGGCATATAGGCCGCAAAAAACCCTTTTCAGCGTCAACCCTAAAAATCGGTTCAGATATCGACGGATTTCTCTATGTTATTTTAGGCGGCGAGAAGTACGATTCTACAATTGCGATGATCAAAGAAAGTTACATTATCCGAACCACTGCGATTAATCTCGGTCTCGTATTTATTTCCACTGGCATCATCGGTCTTATTTTGTTCGCTTTTCTGACCAAAAGATTTCGCAAAATGACTACCGCAGTAAAGAAGTTTGAAGAAGGTGAATTTGAAAAACGAATCGATATCAAATCAAATGATGAAATCGGGCAACTGGCCAAAGCTTTTAACCAAATGGCAGACACAATCGTTGCCAATATGGATGAGCTGAAGCGAACGGACCAACTCCGGCGGGAGCTTATTGCAAATGTCTCACACGATCTTCGCAGTCCCTTGGCCTCAATGCAAGGTTACCTCGAGACCATCCTAATGAAAGACTCGACTCTGAGTACAAATGACAGAAAAAAATACCTGCAAATTATTTACGATAATACCACGATGCTGAGCAAGTTAGTTAGCGAGCTATTCGAGCTTTCCAAGCTCGACGCTAAGCAAGTTCAACCCAAACCGGAAGCGTTTTCCATGGCTGAACTGACGCAGGATGTCGTCATGAAGTTTAAACCCGAAGCCGAATCCCTCAAAGTGGATTTACAAGCTTCGCTGCCTAAGGATTTGCTGATGGTGGAAGCTGATATTGGGATGATTGAGCGGGCCCTTTCCAATTTTATCGATAATGCTCTGCAATATACACCTGAAAAAGGAACAGTTAAAGTTGATCTGTCTAAACAAAACAAAAAAGTGCGCGTCGTTGTATCCGATACCGGTGTCGGCATTCCCGAAGAGCAAATCCCCTTAGTTTTTGAGCGCTTCTTTCGGGTGGAAAAAAGCCGCAGCCGCTCCTCAGGAGGGACTGGCTTAGGACTTGCAATCGCCAAAAGAATTCTTGAGCTTCATGAGAGCACAATATCTGTTGAGAGTGTGGAGCAGGAAGGAACTACATTTTCTTTTGATTTAAAGACTTTTCATGCCAATTAACCTTCAAGCAACCACAATCGTCATTTCGAAACGAGTGAAGCGAGAAGACTTTTTAAGCATAAACAAGATCCCTTGACTCCTCCACGATTAGCTCAGGATCGCTTCTTGGGTGTTCCATCCTCCATCCTCGATTCTCAATCCTCGCTTATCGCTCTTCGCTCCTCGGAATTCCCCTTTTCATAAGCTAAAGCTTGAACTCCCAACCATTTTAACTTCTTATGATCTCCTTGTGATACTTCTGTGATATTCGTTTTGTTTATTATCGCAAACAAAAGGAGCGGTTCATTTATTAACAAAAGAAGGAGTAGAATTATGTTACACAAATTTTTAATCACCGGAATGCTTTTTTCTCTAATCAGTCTTGGCTGTGAAAATGACGAAAATGGCCCAGAGGCGCCAACCACACTTCAATTAAACTTCACTGGTCTACAACCTTTGGCAAACGGCTTTCATTTTGAGGGCTGGGCGATTATCAATAACGCCCCTGTTGCAACCGGGAAGTTTAATGTAGATGCAAGTGGCAATATAGTTGACCTGAATGGCAACGCCATTGCAAATGGTGAGTTCGACACTGGCATCGATTTAAGCGGCACCACCGCAATCATTGTGACAATCGAGCCGGCTGGAGATACGGATGCCATTCCTGCGGATACCCACTATTTATCCGGAAGCTTGGCAAATTTGTCCGCGAGTTTGTCCGTTGGTCACGCCGCAGCTTTAGGAGATGATTTTACTTCCGCTTCCGGAAATTACATTTTAGCCACGCCGACAAATGGCGACAACACCAATGAGAACAGCGGCATCTGGTTTCTCGATCTTTCCTCCGGCAGCCCTGCCCAGGGTTTGAATCTGCCTGCTTTACCCGCCGGCTGGAAATACGAAGGCTGGGCGGTTATCAGCGGTACTCCGGTTACAACCGGTACGTTCACTAATCTCGCGGCCGTTGACGATGCCGCACCGTACAGTGGTACTCAAGGCGGACCTCCTTTCCCGGGAGAAGATTTTCTCCAGAGTGCCCCCTCGGGACTCACTTTTCCCACTGATATTGCCGGTGGCACTGCAGTTATCTCTATTGAACCATCACCGGATGAGGATGCAGCGCCGTTTACTCTAAAACCATTGGTTGGCTCTATTCCGAGCCCCGCAGCCGACCACGTTACTTACTCAATGAGTAACAACGCTTCGGGATTTCCAACCGGCTCAGCTACCATCAAATAGACCTTAAAAAGCCGCTTTGTTTTTGCAATCAAAATGAAGCGGCTTTAGTTTTAACAAACGAATTCGAAAAATTTTGCTTTGAACGTATTTAAATAAACTCTATTTTATCGAAAATAACTTTAATGAGGCTCAGTTTAAAATGGCAAAAATATGCTCAGGACTGCTGGGTATTCTGGTTTTGCTCTAACTAAGTTGCATCGGCACAGATTTTATCACTGAATCACCTTTGGGCAATCCTG is a window from the candidate division KSB1 bacterium genome containing:
- a CDS encoding HAMP domain-containing protein; translation: MNKFINSLYGRISAVFLILLLIVGVVQILITINSSLKFVWESEQHLNRNLAQDLANEFKPFLKDSLGTEGIEHTIHHLMVMNPRVEIYLLDEVGQILAFFADPKKKVKLDSVCLQPIRHFLNKESKMPILGDDPRHIGRKKPFSASTLKIGSDIDGFLYVILGGEKYDSTIAMIKESYIIRTTAINLGLVFISTGIIGLILFAFLTKRFRKMTTAVKKFEEGEFEKRIDIKSNDEIGQLAKAFNQMADTIVANMDELKRTDQLRRELIANVSHDLRSPLASMQGYLETILMKDSTLSTNDRKKYLQIIYDNTTMLSKLVSELFELSKLDAKQVQPKPEAFSMAELTQDVVMKFKPEAESLKVDLQASLPKDLLMVEADIGMIERALSNFIDNALQYTPEKGTVKVDLSKQNKKVRVVVSDTGVGIPEEQIPLVFERFFRVEKSRSRSSGGTGLGLAIAKRILELHESTISVESVEQEGTTFSFDLKTFHAN
- a CDS encoding response regulator transcription factor — its product is MQKNNKILIIEDDPHISELLEIHLGDLGYQLKHAADGVAGVEKFEEDEYALVILDLMLPKLDGFEVCKKIRAQNNFTPILMLTSKSEELDKVLGLELGADDYITKPFSIRELMARIKAIFRRMEADKEKATGNAKSKELIFGDLKIYLDKRKVLLDKAPIDLTAKEFDLLALFASNPGRAYSRQELLDIVWGYQFDGYEHTVNSHINRLRSKIEQDPANSKYIKTVWGIGYSFVEPEELSS